From Carya illinoinensis cultivar Pawnee chromosome 5, C.illinoinensisPawnee_v1, whole genome shotgun sequence, one genomic window encodes:
- the LOC122310536 gene encoding uncharacterized protein LOC122310536 translates to MMQLYTYQGGNDIRHLELYTYQGGNDIRHLEIYLKTLYLATGIGVAGFLRATPAVMVNKQRSSFSSWSVYQKRNNLVTTFKTSILWWMILSQSAQVLQGSSCNSNK, encoded by the exons ATGATGCAGCTATATACTTATCAAGGTGGGAATGACATCCGCCATTTGGAG CTATATACTTATCAAGGTGGGAATGACATCCGCCATTTGGAG ATCTATCTAAAAACACTCTACCTTGCAACTGGAATTGGTGTTGCAGGATTCCTCA GGGCTACGCCGGCTGTGATGGTCAATAAGCAGAGGAGTTCATTCTCTTCGTGGAGTGTATACCAGAAGCGTAACAACCTGGTGACAACCTTCAAGACCTCGATACTGTGGTGGATGATTCTCTCACAGTCTgctcag GTGCTTCAGGGATCTTCATGCAATAGCAACAAATAG